The following are encoded together in the Aerococcus mictus genome:
- the pheT gene encoding phenylalanine--tRNA ligase subunit beta produces MLASRNWLNEFVDIKDIQDEALAEDLSRTGLEVDGLNQDFSGLKKIVVGKTLTVEKHPNADSLHVCQVDVGQEEPLQIVCGAPNVAAGQKVIVALHGARVAGNQKIKKGKLRGQESNGMLCSLQELGFSENVIPKEFANGIMILPEDAPLGQDIKEYLHLEDTVLDLDITPNRADALSMRGVAYELSAIYDRPIDVNTYDDQAFEAGSDLSDEVTVEISDSDLFPHYTAHLVKDVKIQASPIEVQIRLMKEGIRPINNVVDATNYVLLEYGQPLHAFDYDKLQSKTIAPRLAKNGEKLVTLDGVERDLTDDDLVITDGQEPIALAGVMGGLSTEIDDNTTTVLIESAMFNSSHIRRTARRLALRSESSLRNERGLNIATIDEAGAYAAQLMEDWAGGQAVKGRARVSHLDVKDKEVTTNLAYITSLLGMEISFEEVKESFRRLGFPVEGDADEFTVSVPTRRWDISIPADLVEEVARIYGYDKIPSRISPVQPVNIGLNDWQKFERQSHRTMEALGFDQVISYSLTSEKKLDVLQAQAHEAVALDFPMSDERRYMRTNLLTSLLDIAQYNLARKVKDVQIYEIGRVFYDDEIEDDLPREESHLAALWTGDVEGDSWQGKAQAVDFYDMKGAVESLLASYNLAGQIRYLQSTDLPDTHPGRTALVQVEDQGEWLTIGYLAQLHPQITKDYDLNNQSFVAEFNLQAIYDLPEHQVIQEPLAKYPSISRDIAMVVAEEVSHAEIVATIQKAANSYLVNVKLFDIYRGEHIQDGQKSVAYQLTYLNPEATLVDEEVNEDFAKVKAALANELQAKIRD; encoded by the coding sequence ATGTTAGCATCACGTAATTGGTTAAATGAATTTGTAGATATTAAAGATATTCAAGATGAAGCTTTAGCAGAAGACTTATCACGGACCGGTCTGGAAGTCGATGGCTTGAACCAAGATTTTTCCGGCTTGAAAAAAATTGTCGTCGGCAAGACTTTGACAGTGGAAAAACACCCCAATGCCGATAGCTTGCACGTTTGCCAAGTGGATGTTGGCCAAGAAGAGCCCTTACAAATTGTTTGTGGCGCGCCTAATGTGGCAGCTGGCCAAAAGGTTATCGTTGCTTTACATGGGGCCCGCGTTGCTGGTAATCAAAAGATTAAGAAGGGAAAATTGCGCGGTCAAGAGTCCAATGGAATGCTCTGTTCTTTACAAGAGCTCGGCTTTAGCGAAAATGTGATTCCCAAAGAATTTGCTAATGGGATTATGATTTTACCGGAAGACGCTCCCCTAGGCCAAGATATTAAAGAATACTTACACTTAGAAGATACAGTCTTAGACCTCGATATCACCCCTAACCGGGCCGATGCCCTATCCATGCGGGGCGTCGCTTATGAATTAAGTGCCATCTATGACCGTCCCATCGATGTCAATACTTACGATGACCAAGCCTTTGAAGCGGGCAGCGATTTAAGTGACGAGGTCACTGTTGAAATTTCTGATAGTGATCTCTTCCCTCACTACACTGCTCATTTGGTTAAGGATGTTAAAATTCAAGCCAGCCCGATTGAGGTACAAATCCGCCTCATGAAAGAAGGTATCCGTCCGATTAATAATGTGGTTGACGCCACCAACTATGTCTTATTAGAATACGGCCAACCCCTTCATGCCTTTGACTATGATAAGTTGCAATCTAAAACCATTGCCCCACGTCTAGCTAAAAATGGGGAAAAACTAGTGACCTTAGACGGTGTGGAAAGAGACTTAACGGATGACGACTTAGTCATTACTGATGGCCAAGAGCCCATTGCCCTAGCTGGAGTGATGGGTGGCTTGTCTACTGAGATTGATGACAATACCACCACTGTCTTGATTGAATCAGCCATGTTTAACTCTTCCCATATCCGTCGCACAGCCAGACGCTTAGCCCTTAGAAGTGAGTCAAGTTTAAGAAATGAACGTGGCTTAAATATTGCCACTATCGATGAAGCTGGCGCCTATGCAGCCCAATTGATGGAAGACTGGGCTGGTGGACAAGCGGTTAAGGGACGCGCTCGGGTATCTCACCTTGACGTTAAAGATAAAGAAGTGACGACCAATTTAGCTTATATTACCAGTCTCCTAGGTATGGAAATCAGTTTTGAAGAGGTCAAAGAATCCTTTAGACGGTTAGGTTTCCCGGTTGAAGGTGACGCTGATGAATTTACCGTGTCCGTTCCTACTAGACGTTGGGATATTTCCATTCCAGCTGACTTAGTGGAAGAAGTCGCCCGTATCTATGGTTACGATAAGATTCCTTCCCGGATTTCACCAGTTCAACCGGTGAATATTGGCTTAAACGACTGGCAAAAATTTGAACGTCAAAGCCATCGGACCATGGAAGCACTAGGCTTTGACCAAGTGATTTCTTATAGTTTAACCAGTGAGAAGAAACTTGATGTCTTACAAGCCCAAGCCCATGAAGCCGTAGCCTTGGATTTCCCAATGAGTGACGAACGCCGTTATATGCGGACTAACTTACTGACCAGTTTATTAGATATTGCTCAATACAACTTGGCTCGTAAGGTGAAGGACGTGCAAATCTATGAAATTGGTCGGGTCTTCTATGATGACGAGATAGAAGATGACCTGCCTCGTGAAGAAAGCCATCTAGCAGCCTTGTGGACGGGTGATGTTGAAGGCGATAGCTGGCAAGGCAAGGCCCAAGCGGTTGACTTTTATGATATGAAGGGGGCAGTGGAATCGCTACTGGCTTCTTACAACCTAGCTGGGCAAATCCGTTACCTACAAAGTACCGATTTACCGGATACCCATCCGGGTCGGACAGCCCTTGTACAAGTGGAGGACCAAGGAGAATGGCTAACCATTGGTTACTTAGCCCAACTCCACCCTCAAATTACTAAGGACTATGACCTCAATAACCAAAGTTTCGTGGCTGAATTTAACTTACAAGCCATCTATGACTTACCAGAGCACCAAGTCATCCAAGAACCCCTGGCAAAATATCCAAGCATTAGCCGCGATATCGCCATGGTTGTGGCTGAAGAAGTGAGCCATGCTGAAATTGTAGCAACCATTCAAAAAGCAGCCAATAGCTACCTGGTTAATGTTAAACTCTTTGATATTTACCGTGGTGAACATATCCAAGACGGGCAAAAATCGGTAGCTTACCAACTCACTTATCTGAACCCAGAAGCGACTTTGGTGGATGAAGAAGTCAATGAAGACTTTGCTAAGGTCAAAGCAGCTCTTGCTAATGAATTACAAGCGAAAATTCGTGATTAG
- a CDS encoding TrmH family RNA methyltransferase, translated as MLTSKNNPKIKAAKKLLSRRGREKAGQYLIEGPHLLEAALEAGADLAEVFLTPEHEADFRLDKQTLISPEIASELSDTQRDQGVFAVVNQDKKASFKPASPAVLLLDGVQDPGNLGTLIRSADAFHYQDIYLGKGTVDPYSPKVVRSMQGSQFHVRLHQVVLEEAMANLRAAGYCLAATELNDQAQALETYNLKKHQKWGIILGNEGNGVRPEIIAASDISLYITMLGQAESLNVAIAGSIAMHHFLPN; from the coding sequence ATGCTGACTTCTAAAAATAATCCCAAAATTAAGGCTGCCAAAAAATTATTAAGCCGACGGGGGCGGGAAAAGGCAGGCCAGTACCTTATTGAAGGCCCACATCTCTTAGAGGCTGCCTTAGAGGCGGGGGCTGACTTGGCTGAAGTTTTTCTTACTCCCGAACATGAAGCCGACTTTAGGCTGGATAAGCAAACCCTGATTAGTCCTGAAATAGCTTCAGAACTATCTGACACCCAAAGGGACCAGGGAGTCTTTGCTGTGGTCAACCAAGACAAAAAAGCTTCCTTCAAACCGGCTTCTCCTGCAGTTCTATTACTGGATGGAGTCCAAGATCCGGGAAATCTGGGCACCTTGATCCGGTCGGCAGATGCCTTTCATTACCAAGATATTTACTTGGGTAAGGGCACTGTTGATCCCTACAGTCCCAAGGTGGTCCGTTCCATGCAGGGCAGCCAATTCCATGTCCGCCTCCACCAAGTGGTTTTAGAGGAGGCCATGGCCAATTTGAGAGCAGCAGGCTATTGTTTGGCGGCAACCGAATTAAATGACCAGGCGCAAGCTTTAGAAACTTATAACTTGAAAAAACACCAAAAATGGGGCATTATTTTAGGTAACGAAGGAAATGGTGTCCGACCAGAAATCATTGCAGCGAGTGATATTAGTCTCTATATTACCATGCTGGGTCAGGCGGAATCGTTGAATGTTGCCATTGCTGGCTCAATCGCTATGCACCACTTCCTTCCCAATTGA
- the pepV gene encoding dipeptidase PepV, whose amino-acid sequence MTINWQEEVAKVKDDYLNDLYTLLRIPSYREDDKATEEAPLGPGPKAALDAFLAMVDRDGFTSKNVANMAGRFEFGQGDEILGIIGHLDVVPVDDSWETDPFEPTLIDGKLYARGVSDDKGPMLAAYYALKIIRDLDLPVSKKVHFIVGTDEESEWKGLTRYLETEPLPDFGFSPDAEFPIINGEKGMYSTTLKFPALEGAIESFESGIRENMVPGDADAVIKGFDLEEVQAAAEEFQAKQPVSLTVEASSDNKIHLHLHGRVSHGAFPEAGENAATYLALFLKNLSSDLEGNSYISFIANLLHQDFKGQKTGIDHHDEVMGDLSLNPGVFGAKDGQQFVTLNIRFPQGQSFEQLDKSFSQLGDQFGFAQETGTSNKVPHYVPGDDPLVQTLLEVYEEHTGMEGHEVVIGGGTYGRLMERGVAFGAEFPDEVSTMHEPNEVQRVDRLLLTMAIYADAIYRLIK is encoded by the coding sequence ATGACGATTAATTGGCAAGAAGAAGTTGCTAAAGTAAAAGACGACTATCTTAATGATTTATATACTTTACTGAGAATTCCTAGCTACCGTGAAGACGATAAGGCTACGGAAGAAGCACCGCTAGGCCCTGGTCCTAAAGCAGCCCTAGACGCTTTCTTAGCCATGGTAGACCGTGACGGTTTTACCAGTAAGAATGTTGCCAATATGGCGGGGCGCTTTGAATTTGGTCAAGGCGATGAAATTTTGGGGATTATTGGCCACTTAGATGTGGTTCCTGTCGACGATTCTTGGGAAACTGATCCTTTTGAACCAACCCTCATTGATGGTAAACTCTATGCCCGCGGGGTAAGCGATGACAAGGGCCCCATGTTAGCAGCCTACTACGCTTTAAAAATTATCCGTGACTTAGATTTACCCGTATCGAAAAAAGTGCACTTTATTGTCGGAACCGATGAAGAAAGTGAATGGAAGGGCTTGACCCGTTACCTGGAAACCGAACCCCTACCTGATTTTGGTTTCTCACCAGATGCTGAGTTTCCAATTATCAATGGAGAAAAAGGGATGTATTCCACCACCTTGAAATTTCCTGCCTTAGAAGGGGCGATTGAGTCCTTTGAATCTGGCATTCGGGAAAATATGGTACCAGGGGATGCTGATGCGGTTATCAAGGGCTTTGACCTTGAAGAAGTTCAAGCCGCTGCTGAAGAATTCCAAGCTAAACAACCCGTTAGCTTGACGGTTGAGGCCAGTTCAGACAATAAGATCCACCTCCACCTACATGGTCGGGTATCACATGGGGCCTTCCCTGAAGCCGGAGAGAATGCGGCGACTTATTTGGCCCTATTCTTGAAGAACCTATCCAGTGATTTAGAAGGCAATTCCTATATTAGCTTCATTGCTAACCTCTTGCACCAAGACTTCAAGGGGCAAAAGACCGGGATTGACCACCATGATGAAGTGATGGGAGACTTATCCTTAAATCCAGGTGTCTTTGGTGCCAAGGATGGCCAACAATTTGTGACCTTGAATATTCGCTTCCCTCAAGGGCAAAGTTTTGAACAATTGGATAAATCCTTTAGTCAATTAGGTGACCAATTTGGCTTTGCCCAAGAAACCGGGACTTCTAACAAAGTGCCTCACTATGTGCCTGGGGATGACCCGCTGGTGCAAACCCTCTTAGAGGTTTATGAAGAACATACAGGTATGGAAGGCCACGAAGTTGTTATTGGTGGGGGGACTTACGGCCGCTTGATGGAACGAGGCGTTGCTTTTGGGGCTGAATTCCCAGATGAAGTCTCTACCATGCATGAACCTAATGAAGTTCAACGTGTTGACCGCCTCCTCTTAACCATGGCCATTTATGCGGATGCGATTTACCGCTTGATTAAATAA
- a CDS encoding alanine/glycine:cation symporter family protein, giving the protein MTERLINFLTPISNVLYYPILIVLLLGIGLYFTFRTKGVQIRDFKEAIGVIMEKPEKEDSVSSFQALMVSTASRVGTGNIVGVSTAICLGGYGAVFWMWLVAIIGGSSAFIESTLAQIYKKKTPTGDSYGGPSHYIETALHNRGLGIIFSVFLILTYAVGFNMLAAYNLQDSFQVYDFYHAQWTPLIVGGVLALVTGYCILGGGKRIISFTSFLVPFMGTIYVGVALIMILFNLNYLPTIFTLIFKDAFNFKAIFSGIAGSSMMYGIKRGLFSNEAGIGSAPNAAASAHVSHPVKQGLVQMISVFIDTLLICSATAFMCLSSGITPAEELSGAAYVQASLATVFGNFGNIFITVSLMLFGFTTLIGNLYYVDNNIAYIFKGTPRPGIMRLFRIFFILVVFLGALQESTLAWMTADILMALMALINLPAILLLSKQAIAALNDYHKQRKAGKNPVFRAKDIGLDPQKLDFWQ; this is encoded by the coding sequence GTGACTGAACGACTGATTAATTTTCTGACACCAATCAGCAATGTCCTTTATTACCCGATTTTAATTGTCTTGCTTTTGGGAATTGGTCTTTATTTTACCTTCCGAACTAAGGGGGTCCAAATTAGAGATTTTAAGGAAGCAATTGGGGTAATTATGGAAAAACCCGAAAAAGAAGATTCGGTATCTTCATTCCAGGCTTTAATGGTTTCAACGGCTTCACGGGTAGGAACCGGGAATATTGTCGGTGTCTCAACAGCCATTTGTTTAGGTGGCTATGGGGCGGTCTTTTGGATGTGGCTAGTGGCTATTATTGGCGGTTCTTCGGCCTTTATTGAATCTACCCTAGCTCAAATTTACAAGAAGAAAACGCCAACTGGGGATTCTTATGGGGGCCCCTCCCATTACATTGAAACGGCCCTCCATAACCGGGGATTAGGCATTATCTTTTCCGTGTTTTTAATTTTGACTTATGCAGTTGGCTTCAATATGCTGGCTGCCTATAATTTACAAGACTCCTTTCAAGTCTATGACTTCTATCATGCTCAATGGACGCCTTTAATTGTTGGCGGGGTCTTGGCTTTGGTGACCGGCTATTGTATCCTGGGTGGAGGCAAACGGATTATTTCCTTCACTAGCTTTTTAGTTCCTTTTATGGGGACCATTTATGTTGGGGTCGCTTTGATTATGATCCTCTTTAACTTGAATTACCTGCCCACCATCTTTACTTTAATTTTTAAGGATGCCTTTAACTTCAAGGCCATCTTTTCAGGAATTGCTGGATCTAGTATGATGTATGGAATCAAGCGCGGTCTCTTTTCTAATGAGGCAGGGATCGGTTCAGCTCCTAATGCAGCAGCATCAGCCCATGTGTCCCATCCGGTTAAGCAAGGGCTGGTACAAATGATTTCGGTCTTTATCGATACTTTGTTAATTTGTTCAGCAACCGCCTTCATGTGTTTAAGTTCAGGAATAACCCCTGCAGAAGAATTATCTGGAGCGGCCTACGTCCAAGCTTCCCTGGCAACCGTCTTTGGAAACTTTGGGAATATCTTTATTACGGTATCACTCATGCTCTTCGGTTTTACCACTTTAATTGGGAACTTATATTATGTGGATAATAATATTGCCTATATCTTTAAAGGTACGCCAAGACCAGGAATTATGCGTCTCTTTAGAATCTTTTTCATCTTGGTGGTCTTCTTAGGGGCCTTACAAGAATCGACCTTGGCATGGATGACTGCAGATATTCTAATGGCCTTGATGGCTTTAATTAACTTACCGGCCATTTTACTGTTAAGTAAGCAGGCCATTGCCGCTTTAAATGATTACCATAAGCAAAGAAAAGCTGGTAAAAATCCTGTCTTTAGAGCCAAGGATATTGGCCTAGATCCACAAAAATTGGATTTCTGGCAATAA
- a CDS encoding HD domain-containing protein: MNLLTETNYPWENDRDYLALIDDIKDHEFITDLGLFRQHIYGNRLVHSYSVSYYSYKIAKRLNLDYRSVARAGLMHDLFYYDTKEMTFSKGNHFTNHPYIALKNAEVLTDLNEVEHDIIIKHMWLATWQLPAYPESFVVTFVDKYLASTEYLKPASKIWRDNCHTFCSQRILNPLNQAFNERLLMPFNRLRRKYFPKLAENNKKN; the protein is encoded by the coding sequence ATGAACTTATTGACAGAAACTAATTACCCTTGGGAAAATGACCGTGACTATTTGGCCTTAATCGATGATATTAAAGACCACGAATTTATTACCGATTTAGGTCTGTTTCGCCAACATATTTATGGGAATCGTTTAGTTCATTCTTATTCTGTCAGTTATTATAGTTATAAAATTGCTAAGCGTTTAAACTTAGACTACCGTTCAGTCGCTCGTGCGGGTTTAATGCATGACCTTTTCTACTATGATACGAAAGAAATGACATTCTCAAAAGGCAATCATTTCACCAATCACCCTTATATTGCACTAAAAAATGCAGAAGTCTTAACTGATTTAAACGAAGTTGAACATGATATTATCATTAAGCACATGTGGTTAGCTACTTGGCAACTTCCTGCTTATCCAGAGTCATTTGTGGTGACTTTTGTGGATAAATACTTAGCATCGACAGAATATTTGAAACCTGCCTCTAAGATTTGGCGGGACAATTGCCATACTTTCTGTAGCCAACGCATTCTTAATCCTCTAAACCAAGCCTTTAATGAGCGCTTGCTAATGCCATTTAATCGCTTGAGAAGAAAATATTTTCCGAAATTAGCAGAAAATAATAAGAAAAATTAA
- a CDS encoding DUF4230 domain-containing protein, with protein sequence MRRFKKFLGVLVTILGLLAVAFIGGHYLGKQDSQTEITSELVGNRLEQAKELTTTKYFYTNTASFENQRKFYNWNLPFTTKKFIVSYDGVIHVGIDLSAIDVKVQDQTIDVTLPEVKILSHDIDSDSVKVFDEEASIFNKMTVDDYANFTNEQKKASEEEAKDKGLLEAAKQNTERTIKEILNMDPTIQKNYTINVH encoded by the coding sequence ATGCGACGATTTAAGAAATTTTTAGGGGTCCTAGTGACCATCTTAGGATTACTAGCGGTTGCCTTTATTGGCGGTCATTATCTCGGTAAGCAGGATAGCCAAACCGAAATTACTTCGGAATTAGTGGGTAACCGCCTAGAACAAGCCAAGGAGTTAACCACGACCAAATACTTCTATACCAATACGGCTTCCTTTGAAAACCAAAGAAAATTCTATAACTGGAATTTGCCCTTCACCACAAAGAAATTTATTGTTTCCTATGACGGGGTGATCCATGTCGGAATCGATCTCAGCGCTATTGATGTTAAGGTTCAAGACCAAACTATTGATGTCACATTGCCTGAGGTGAAGATTCTCTCCCATGATATCGATAGCGATTCGGTCAAGGTCTTTGATGAAGAGGCATCGATTTTCAATAAGATGACGGTGGATGACTATGCTAACTTCACCAATGAACAAAAGAAAGCTTCAGAAGAAGAAGCCAAAGATAAGGGCTTATTGGAAGCTGCCAAGCAAAATACTGAAAGGACTATCAAAGAAATATTAAATATGGACCCCACCATTCAGAAAAACTATACGATCAATGTCCACTAA
- a CDS encoding GNAT family N-acetyltransferase: MEIRQLKISDTQASYQVIKVILEHLDEPLINEYGWETSGKIIAQAMKKPYYRYGYAHGYGVFEADQLVAVAYAYPGVLDPIIESPLETTMLEMGYSLDQIPRSFAETEALVDEFYLDSLATKQGEEGKGYARQLIAHLSQVGREKNYHKLSLNVDFHNRRALTLYQRLGFETISELIIGGHPHYHMIKAI; the protein is encoded by the coding sequence ATGGAAATTAGACAGTTAAAAATATCGGATACCCAGGCGAGTTATCAGGTGATTAAGGTCATCTTAGAACACTTAGATGAGCCTTTAATTAATGAATATGGGTGGGAGACTAGTGGCAAAATTATCGCTCAAGCTATGAAGAAACCCTATTACCGTTACGGATACGCTCACGGCTATGGGGTCTTTGAAGCCGACCAATTAGTCGCTGTGGCCTATGCTTATCCAGGCGTCTTGGATCCTATTATTGAGAGCCCTCTGGAGACTACCATGCTGGAAATGGGCTATTCCCTTGACCAAATCCCGAGAAGCTTTGCAGAGACAGAAGCCTTAGTGGATGAATTCTACCTGGATTCCTTAGCAACCAAGCAGGGAGAGGAAGGCAAGGGCTATGCCCGTCAACTGATCGCCCATCTCAGCCAAGTCGGCCGTGAAAAAAATTATCACAAGCTTTCCTTAAATGTGGACTTCCATAACCGACGCGCCCTGACGCTTTACCAACGCTTAGGCTTTGAAACCATTTCGGAATTGATTATTGGGGGACATCCGCATTATCATATGATTAAGGCCATTTAA
- the pta gene encoding phosphate acetyltransferase, producing the protein MALFDELKAKIKGKQTRIVFPEATDERIQGAAARLKADDLLVPILVGNPDEIHSQAKDRGIDLSGIEIVDPDNYDAYEEMVQAFVERRKGKATEEQAREMLKDVNYFGTMLVYMGKSDGLVSGAAHATGDTVRPALQIIKTKAGVKNVSGAFLLTRPKEDGSEEKYMMGDCAITISPDAETLAEIGLVTGETAKLFDVEPDIAFLSFSTKGSASSPEQEKAAQATKIAQENAPEDFNVDGELQFDAALVPAVGEKKAPGSKVAGHAKVLIFPEIQSGNIGYKIAQRLGGFEAIGPILQGMAKPVNDLSRGCNEEDAYKLAIVTALQAGLNEN; encoded by the coding sequence ATGGCTTTATTTGATGAATTAAAAGCAAAAATTAAAGGAAAGCAAACGCGTATCGTTTTTCCAGAAGCTACTGATGAACGGATTCAAGGGGCTGCAGCTCGCTTAAAAGCTGACGACCTATTAGTTCCTATTTTAGTGGGTAACCCTGATGAAATTCATTCTCAAGCTAAAGACCGCGGCATTGACCTATCTGGGATTGAAATCGTAGACCCTGATAACTATGATGCTTATGAAGAAATGGTCCAAGCCTTTGTTGAACGCCGTAAAGGCAAGGCTACTGAAGAACAAGCACGTGAAATGCTTAAAGACGTCAACTACTTTGGTACCATGCTCGTTTACATGGGTAAAAGTGACGGTTTAGTTTCAGGAGCTGCCCATGCGACTGGTGATACCGTACGTCCTGCTTTACAAATCATCAAGACTAAGGCCGGGGTAAAAAACGTTTCTGGCGCTTTCTTATTGACCCGTCCTAAAGAAGACGGCAGTGAAGAAAAATACATGATGGGTGACTGTGCGATCACCATTAGTCCAGACGCTGAAACCTTAGCGGAAATTGGTTTAGTGACAGGGGAAACCGCTAAATTATTTGACGTGGAACCGGATATTGCCTTCTTGTCATTCTCAACCAAGGGCTCAGCTTCATCTCCAGAACAAGAAAAAGCTGCTCAAGCAACTAAGATCGCTCAAGAAAATGCGCCTGAAGACTTCAACGTTGATGGCGAATTACAATTTGACGCGGCTCTGGTACCAGCTGTTGGTGAAAAGAAAGCCCCTGGTTCAAAAGTAGCTGGCCATGCCAAAGTGCTTATTTTCCCAGAAATTCAATCAGGGAATATTGGTTACAAGATTGCTCAACGCCTCGGTGGCTTTGAAGCTATTGGGCCTATCTTACAAGGAATGGCTAAGCCCGTAAATGACCTATCACGTGGCTGTAACGAAGAAGATGCCTACAAGTTAGCTATCGTTACTGCCCTACAAGCAGGCTTAAACGAAAATTAA
- the pheS gene encoding phenylalanine--tRNA ligase subunit alpha: MDIISNLQAIEGQIAEEIQSISSLDDVQAIRVKYLGKKGPITEALRHMKDIDPSERPKVGAYANELKNKVAKELDQKQAVLEEEALNQKLMAETIDVTLPGKQQKLGSQHVISQVMEEIEDLFLDLGYIIVEGPEIESDYYNFKRMNLPEDHPARDMQDTFYIEKNQVLLRTHTSPVQAHAMDQHDFSKGPLQMISPGKVYRRDSDDATHSHQFHQIEGLVVDKNIGLSDLKGTLELFARHLFGADRQVRLRPSYFPFTEPSVEIDISCFKCGGQGCNICKKTGWIEILGGGMVHPNVLEMSGIDSEEYSGFAFGLGPDRVAMLKYGIEDIRHFYQNDLRFIHQFQERG, encoded by the coding sequence ATGGATATAATTAGCAATTTACAAGCAATTGAAGGGCAAATCGCTGAAGAAATTCAAAGCATTTCTAGCCTTGATGATGTGCAAGCTATTCGCGTGAAGTACCTAGGGAAAAAGGGGCCGATCACCGAAGCGCTGCGGCATATGAAGGATATTGACCCTAGTGAACGCCCTAAAGTAGGGGCCTATGCCAATGAATTGAAAAATAAAGTGGCTAAAGAACTCGACCAAAAACAAGCTGTTTTAGAAGAAGAAGCCCTTAACCAAAAATTAATGGCGGAAACTATTGATGTGACCCTGCCTGGCAAGCAACAAAAATTAGGCAGCCAACATGTGATTAGCCAAGTCATGGAAGAAATTGAAGACCTCTTCCTAGACCTTGGTTATATCATTGTCGAAGGACCAGAGATTGAATCTGATTATTACAACTTTAAGCGGATGAACTTACCAGAAGATCACCCAGCCCGTGATATGCAAGATACCTTCTATATTGAAAAAAATCAGGTGCTCCTACGGACCCATACCTCACCAGTCCAAGCCCATGCTATGGACCAACATGATTTTTCTAAGGGGCCTTTGCAAATGATTAGTCCAGGTAAGGTTTATCGTCGGGACTCTGATGACGCTACCCACTCCCACCAATTCCACCAAATTGAGGGGCTAGTGGTTGATAAAAATATCGGTCTCTCAGACTTAAAGGGAACCTTGGAATTGTTTGCTCGCCATCTCTTTGGGGCTGACCGCCAAGTGCGTTTACGTCCCTCTTACTTCCCATTTACCGAACCTTCTGTGGAAATAGACATCTCTTGCTTTAAATGTGGTGGTCAAGGCTGCAATATCTGTAAGAAAACCGGTTGGATTGAAATTCTCGGTGGGGGCATGGTCCATCCTAATGTCCTAGAAATGTCAGGGATTGATAGCGAAGAGTATAGTGGCTTTGCCTTTGGACTGGGACCAGACCGGGTAGCTATGTTGAAATACGGGATTGAAGATATCCGTCATTTCTACCAAAACGATCTCCGCTTTATTCATCAATTTCAAGAAAGAGGGTAA
- a CDS encoding winged helix-turn-helix transcriptional regulator, with protein sequence MSEQHIPSLCRKFEQGFQLLGKKWNGLIIQSLLKGPLRFSELRDHIDGISDRVLTERLRELTCLGILERVTQCSDCHKYTYYALTQKGQDLETVLTSLHSWSDQWIELDK encoded by the coding sequence TTGAGTGAACAGCACATTCCTTCTCTGTGTCGCAAGTTTGAGCAAGGTTTCCAATTACTAGGAAAGAAATGGAATGGTTTAATCATTCAAAGCTTACTCAAAGGCCCACTTCGTTTTTCTGAATTACGTGACCATATTGATGGGATTTCCGACCGGGTATTGACCGAACGGTTAAGAGAACTGACCTGCTTAGGAATCCTTGAACGGGTGACCCAATGTAGTGATTGCCACAAATATACTTACTATGCCCTAACTCAAAAAGGCCAAGACCTTGAAACCGTCTTAACCTCACTGCATTCCTGGTCTGACCAATGGATCGAGTTAGATAAGTAA